The stretch of DNA tgaaataataacaatatgcTTTATATTCTTTGTAGGTTTTAAATCAACCAGAAAACTGTTGTGGGATTAATGAAACTGAAGCAATTAAGATAATGAGTGAAATTTTGTCAGCTGTGGAATACTTACATTCTTGTAATATAACTCATCGAGACTTAAAGCCAGAGAACATAGTTTTGCAAAGTGAAAAGAATATggtaagataattataaaatcatctCTGCTAAGttgctaataaattatattgttttaaccagttgaacttttttatattacagataTCATACAAGTTAATAGATCTTGGATATGCTAAAGAACTTGGAGAAGCGAGTATATCTGCCTCTCTAGTTGGCACACTAAATTATGTTGCTCCAGAACTTTTGTGGAAAGAGAAGTACAGTTGTTCTGTTGATTACTGGAGTTTAggaatattgttttatgaaCTTGTAACTGGAATAAGACCATTTTTGCCGACAATGCAACATACTATGGAGTGGTAAGAAGTAATGAATGTGATGGAATATGTTTGtagaaaatgatttattaaattattaatttaatgttatttcataGGATGaaacatattcaaaataaaagctATGAGGATATTTGTGCTTATGAAGCAGAaggaaaaatcatttttggaAAAGACATTCAGAATCCGACTCATTTATCAAAGTaagaatatattgtatatcttttctataataaattatcacaGCTTATACGCAacatatttctgaaatatcttatttttgaaaaaggaatctgtttttcttatgtaattttgcTTAGCAATCTTTTCATgcattatattacttttaatttatatatattttcctttcAGTTTTCTCAGAAGCGAAATGATCCAATGGTTTAGGCTAGTTTTACAATGGGATCCACACAAAAGAGGTAAAATATGTGATGAGTTTGGTACATCCCATTTAGTGGTATTCACAATGCTACAACGTATATTATCAAAGAAAGTATGTATGTAtagaaattaaacatttttcctcttgtactttttttaatttatatgttttgtaTATAGATACTGTATGTTTTCTGTGTgccattttacaaaattaatacatacgAAATTGATAGAAACACTACTATCAAAgatcttcaattattaatagaaaaagataCTAACATTCAAGTCAATCATCAGGTATTAACTGATTACAATGGTGCTGTGTTAATGAAAAGTGGTGCATCACTCCTTTCACAAACTAaggtatgtatatttaactTATATCCATATGATGTCGCAAATTAAAACACTTTATAAATCTATTATGATTTTGCTGTAGGATCacgttttatttctcttcaGAAATGGATGTTGTTTAATAGAAGATATACCCGCTCCGGATATTCCTATAGAAGTGAAAAAGATTATGATAGAAccaaaaaatgaattaaattatgaagtATTGAATAATCATTACcgttatacaatatatttcgtGAAAAAGGAAgtgaatttatttcaactatACATTTTTGCTCTTAGCATAAATGTGTGAGTTTcctatataacattattattaattattgtattgttaCAATCACCAAatgatgtataatattttatgtattttagaGATTTGTTACATCAAAAAATCGAGTTGTTTCACTTAAACATGGAGAAGACAttggaaaatacaaaaaagctCATAGACCAAGTAAATGCATTTCGggcaaaatatgaaaatatgacaAGTGAAAGCACGACTGACAAAGTGGTAGCATTACAGGTTTATTTTGACAAAGTTGACAAATTAATTAGCGCAgctaatcaaataaaaataagtttcatGTCCTTGAAGgaagataatgataaattaagagATAAAGCTCAAAATATCGATTGCGTGAAGAATTTATCGCAACTGTAAGTAAGCAATATAATGTgtgattgatttttataaataattataaaatgtattgtattttaatatttttataggtaCGATAAGATGTGCGAGGAGTATGTagaatttagaaaagaaaGTATTCATAAACCAGTAAAAGCATTGAACAtggtaaaattattgtttacttttttgaaTACACGCATAACACAACTTCGTGATCCAaatatcattgatattacgaggtattaaaaatatgtttgtgatgaataatatattttattatgcatcGTGAAGATTCTAAGCTAAGATTTTATATGATggacatatatatgtatttttaataggCAAGTAGATAAGCTGCAGGACGGACTGTCAAAGCTGGAAAAGATATTCAATTCGGTTACTGTCATGACGAAATTATATTGGATGCAATATCAGAAAATCGCACAACTGGATGCTAATATTGCTTCTCAGCAGGGTACTaatcaatctttaaatttcGCCACTGAATTAGATAAGGTCATCCAGTCAGAAGACAACGTGATATATGACAACTTGGTCATGCGCCACATGTAAGTTTCCTCTTGTTAcaatattcttcaattttagGACAGATTTATCTTGAGTTCATTTTTTTAGGATGGAAAACTTAATAGCTGAAATACAGAAAATGTATCTTGAAGTGGTCAATTTGGATCTATAATTACAAATCAGTGTACTTATCTGTTCAGTTATCGCGCAATCTAAcattacactttttttattttgatatattcaaTGGTCAAAGTCTGTTTACCTCAATGTGCGTGGAACATAATGCCGCACACCCCATTTTATATTCGCATGTTTATCAGTTTTAACAAATGTGTAAACAGGCTTATTGAAGAATTCTTCCAATTTTGTTGCTTCATATCTATCGTTCTGAcctaagaaatatatttgcttcaggatatttgtaaatttattttttataaaaaatagcatGTTTtgctgatttatttttatatattttctgttataagaaggcaaaatttatcttataaaactaaatttgtaGATATCCTGCACATGCGTCTATTATATACTAGAGAAAAGTATTTtctatgtacaatatatatcaAACAAAATGTCTTTCAAACTAAAACGAGCAATTTGATTATTTCAAAGTTCGGAAGTCGGTAATTTTTAAGCTAAGCCGGCTCCAGACGATACGATCAATGTGTTTGGAGTCGATTTTATAAAAGCTATTATACATGGCTGTGAAagaaatatgcataaaatatataaatcgtgATTTAATTATGAAGATAGAATGATTATatgcacaaaattttgttaactcttatttttataattttttctccaATACTTACCCTTCTGAAGCGCAATGATATTTAGAACTATGTTTAACAAAACGTAGAGAACAAAGTAGCccttaaatatctaaaatatagagttgtaaatgtaatagaattgacttaaatgtttaataactttataataaaactttataactgtaaaatactttataataaaaattgttatgtaCTCACCTGCATCGTACAAAATGATATCCTCACTGCTTTTACAATTAATGTATGCCAGATGTCTGTTCAGTCGGTGATTATTCTGTTGACTGTTCTTGTGATGAATGAACAGGTGTTTTAAGTTCATTgcatttgtaacaaaaaagtACATGCAACGGTTGAGCGATTCTTTGTGCGCATCTATTTCTTACTACACTTTCGTTTAACCTACATCTTGTAACTGTTATTCATGTACTTTGTCGCTGGATCGTGGAGGAAAACGTTCGATTAACACAATTCTAACGAGAGAGATACATTAACGTGAATGTTACTTTTTGTacaataagatatattttattagaaaactgTATGTACACATCTCCCAATTGAGAAACACACTCAAATTGAGGATTGAACAacgatgttaaaataaatattatgttcttTATTCGCTATTACTTTCTCCACACTGACAAATCTTACACACCAGACTATTTTCCTAGATTGTCCACATACATCAACGATTATGCAATTCCATGTATAAAAGTCCATTGTACATTAAACTtgagaagtaaaaaaagagaaaaatgcgGACTTTTAGAATATCTATTTCGATCACACGTGAGAAACAGATATTACTCATTGTCACTAATATCCTCGTCGGTCGTGAACTCGGAATGTTCATCAACTGCGTCCACATCCTCTGCAGTTTCCTCATCCGAGATGTCCCACTGCGGATGCTCCGTTGGTACTTCCGGTGCTTCTTTCACATCCAACTGCAAAGCAATCGTCAGATTATTGTAAGTCATAAAAAGATTCTTCGtggttatttgaaaaaaactcACTTTAATATCTTGAGCCTGGTCAAAGCCCAGATACGAATCGCTACGTAAACACACAGTAAACGTATAAAGGCCTGGCCAACGTGGTGCCGTAAATCTTAATTGAACCTCCTCAAACTCTGCTAGTGATGTGACGTGTATAGGGGTTGTTAACAGCGTTTGACTTTTGCGATCACAGATATAGACCCACCAGTACTCTTGTTTAACATCGGGAAAGAATGGACTATGTACGTCGTGCGACAGGTTACTCCTTCCCTCCAGTACTTTCTCCCGTTTAGAAATCCTCTGTTGGAATCTgttggaataaaaaagaaatgttgatAAAGTTCTGACATAAATGAGAATTATGTAGACaacaataatttcatataatgcacaaattaatttttgctatcTCAGCGAAATCGTCATTGCTATTGCATATTAAATGTGAGTGACAAAATTTCACTGCCATaactaatttttcaaattactcGAAATAtcagcaaaaaaattagaatccttaacaaatctctttgctgTTCATATTTTGCTACGACAACGTAAAATTTGTCGTGCcaacaaattctttttttccatgcAGAAATAAAGTATTCTTGCTTACTTTTCCCATTCTGTATCGTCATCGTCAAGTGACGTGTCTTTCTTATCGTGGCTATCCTCGTCGTCACTTCTGTCACTCTCTGCTTCGCTGTCACTGACATCGGACAACTTTTCCTTGGAAGACTCTTTTTCCACCTTATCgttatccttttttttcgcattCGGAGTATTGCTGTGCTGAGTATTATTGGCCACAGTCTGCGACTGTGCCTGCGTATTTTTAGCAGGCGCTGGCTTTTTGCTAGTACCCTTTTTATGCGATTTCTTTTGACCTTTCTTTTGCTTAAGCCACGCCGGCTTTGCAGCTTTCGATTGGTTTTGTTCCTCTGACACCTCGTCAACCGTTTCACCGCAGAGTTTATTATCGTCGATGATATTTTGCTCGTTGACAGAATCATCTCCAAAAAGATGCTTCATATCTCTTCGTGTTAACGATACTGTTACAGTTACTATAGCACCAGCAGTATAGACAGTAGGGTTCTCATCATCAATTACTAAAAGCACATatgagtaaaaaattataaagaatacatGTACAACTTACgttactttaattaatgtaagttttatagaaataacatACAATGATAAATTACCTTCAGATCGCACTTTGAAGTCTATGTACGGCATACTTCCGAGAACTTTCATAACATTATCATACTGACTGTCCGACAGATTTCTAAGTATCAGTCTTCGTTCTTCTCCTTTCAATTGTGCGAATTGTTGAAGACTTTTGATTTGACGCTAATGAAAAGTCACGCATTCAGTATTTCAGATTTTCATcggtattaataaaaacattaagatAGAATTCGCTCTAGCTCTAGCAACCTTTTTCGCGTGGAAGTATTTTAGGTTATCCTCAGTTATGTGTGGCAATTGAAGGAGAGGATTTTTAAACTCCCAAAATCCTTGGACGATCATTGGACATAATTTCATACAGTTCTCCACAGTTGTTATAGTTGGAACTCGTggaactataaaaaaaattttgattaatcaCATATCTATTCCGTCTATGTAAATGTcacaaaatgattaatattagaaacaaAACCAACGGTTACCTCTTCTAGCATAAGCTAAAAGTATTACTTGATGGACACAGGCGACCATTTCTTGAATCAGATATGGACACTTCTTTACGATGTATTGCCTATCTTTCTCTAATGTCTCAGGATTGAGTTGTATACGTGATAAATGTGCATGCAATAAGGCTCTAGCTTTAATTGAATACAAGTGGCATAGGGGTacttctttgtttttttcccCTAAATTAGGTAGCTGCTTGATGAGCTGAAAtacatatgcaaaaatatgttCTTACTGtgaattctataaaattgttgCACAACTAAAAACTATTAAGAAGATGAATAGAGTACAATACATACCGAAGGAACCTCTTCGCTGTCAGTATGTCTCTCAACTATCTCTGCATTCCGTTTCTTAAAGAATTCAAAGGAAGCGGCGAGTATCATAATGACTCTCTTCAATGACATAGAAGGcgttttcacaaaaaaaaagtagtacATTTCAGTTGTTGTTAGAAGAACCTAAAAATAAGCATAGatacatataacaattaacAGTTTGTTACGTATAAAAACTCTTTTCGGCATAGAAATACCAATTACTTGATCACCAGTGTAGCGGATACTCTTGTACCACCACATTCCTACAACTGTCGGTAAAGCAACCATAAACACCAATGCGTACAGTCCTAACACCCATACTGAATTCTCTTTTTCAACTATCCAGGAAGGCAAAGCTATACCGAAACTCATTGCCCCTGGACCATCTGgatttccatatttttccCAATTTTTTCGTGCTTCATCATCCGTCAAAGCTTGATAAGCTATTTttgttagtaaaaaaaataatacaattagtttaaatcaaaatttaaaatattagtagttatataagtttaatataacttcaagaattaatgttatataatgttatataattaattttaagtgcaAATATTCTAATGGCCTTTATTGTTCCTGCCTTATTACACTGTATGCAATATATgtgctataaatttattaaatatattataatacaaatttattcattgttcCTTACCTTTGGTTAATTTCATAAAGGCTTTTTCATTTCCAGTTTCTTTATCAGGATGAAGAATCAAGGAAAGCTTGCGATAAGCTTTCTTAACTTCACCTTGTGAAGAACCCTACAATtagcattaatttttgttatatatatatatatgcaaaccatatataataaaaattttattatatacttacaGGTGGTACACCTAATATTTCATATGGATCAAAATTGGCCATTTCATAATCAAATTGAGATACTTTATATGCTAAGAATATCAAGATAACCCATCccaagataattaaaaatttcctgtaataattacataattttataccaACTTATAATcacataaattacataaaatcaattatctagaggataattgtgataaatatgataaaggATACATATGATTCTTATCatcttgcatttataatttaaatcacaaaaacaatatataaaaacttacGTAAATAAAGCTTTAGTTTCCTTCCAAGGTTTATTTGCCTGaagaataacttttttctttctgcaCCCATTACACGTGCACTCTTTGGCTAACTGGTCAGGAtctgaataatattgaaaagattaTTAACATACATAATTCATTGTTTGCACATTCTTGAATTTCATTATCAAGCTTGAGATAACTTTTTATGCTTTTGtcattcataattaaatattattcttacaaTCAAGCagcattaaacatttaaatacatattctctatgtattaaaatcaaagtaattaattaatatatagaacTCATCAGGTaacatcaaatatttttggtcTCCCAAATTGGGCGAGTTTGATGCGCCCTGATAAGAGAACACAAAGGTACGATGCATAATTGCTATCAAAGACAGTACTCGTCTGGCGAAGGAATGATAAGATCGTCGCCGCGCTTGTAAATGGAGTTCATCGTGATCTCTAACCTTGCTTCGGGCAACGTGGCCAGAGGTAATAGGTTCCTGGTACCAGCAATAGCGCCAAGAATGAgagcagaaaataaaaaaatgtcccTCCGCTCTCGTCATACTGGAACTTCTGTCCGCTCATCGCTCATTAAGTACTGCGACGTTGTTTTAAGTAGACCGTTTAAGTACATTCATTCGTAACATTATCCGGGCTCGCGCTGCGGATTCACGTATGTGCCGTACGACATGCAAATCAACAGTTAGCGGGACTGTCTCGCCAAGACTGCCAACTCAGCACTAATCTCACTTGCTTCGCTCGCACTACCGGCACTGACGTACGAACGACGACTGGCGTGGACTGGCGTTGTTGATGATGACCGTTGATGACGTCGACCAACGTCCCGCCGGAAGAATGCACcggtatgaaaaaaaaacaggttACACGCTATACGAAGACCATCGCGTCGTGCGCATCTTGCcacgacgaaaaaaaaaatatttggccTACAAGCGAATTGAGGCGAATAAACTTCCACGACAATTTGTTCATTAAATCTATTaaatctatttcttttaatcaCGCTTCTatcctttttctttctattgtGTACCAGTTTGCATTTGTAAATATCCCAGTGGtcggatatatttatttaaaagttatgaagatatataatattattctcatCTTTTCGTAatacgtaatattaaaatttacttaacaaaaataaaattaaatttacgattattaattaatagttaattaaatagTTGCAAAGGATATTGAAAAAGTACAGctgaaagatttattaaaactttcttatatttttttcgttgaaAATAAGGAGCAAAGTATAataggaaaaagaagaaaactaaATAGCATAACAAACAAACCTCGTGTTTTTTTATCACTCGCATAaatagcaattatttttttaacaagcaTGTAACCTCAAGAGTAAGgtatttttattgacaatGAATCACGCATAGAAGATAAGTTTGCAGATAAGAAACAACGGTTTTCGTATCGTACAGTCTGAAATTCGCCCAATTTGAAGTGGGAAGGGTCGTGGGATGAGGACAAAAATATTCCTATGGGGCAATTGTAAATGCATCCGGTTCATAAAGAACGTGTTTGTCTCTATAAGTAGAGCATTTCTAGATACTTAAGGTCATTGTCTCGCAGccattatgtattattttttacaagaaataatccccaagtttcaaaaattgcaattgcTTTCAAAAGTGGATCTTCAAGAGTTTTATACTCCAAAATATGCGATTAGATTAAAAACGAtacacgataaaaaaattaattgaaaacatgagtcataaaaataatcactcgtttcaaatattttttcaaatctttcaagaatattctttcttgtttttttttcaagtttaaatgttttcaatttgttacatgcaacttataaataattgtaagtcacaagtaaataaatgtaagtgacaaaaaataatgtttcatgACTAATAATGTTATCATGAAAAGTGAGTCACTTTTATACACTGTTTTGAATCGTGTCATTCGAGAACATTGTTATT from Linepithema humile isolate Giens D197 chromosome 2, Lhum_UNIL_v1.0, whole genome shotgun sequence encodes:
- the Sec63 gene encoding translocation protein SEC63 homolog, encoding MSGQKFQYDESGGTFFYFLLSFLALLLVPGTYYLWPRCPKQDPDQLAKECTCNGCRKKKVILQANKPWKETKALFTKFLIILGWVILIFLAYKVSQFDYEMANFDPYEILGVPPGSSQGEVKKAYRKLSLILHPDKETGNEKAFMKLTKAYQALTDDEARKNWEKYGNPDGPGAMSFGIALPSWIVEKENSVWVLGLYALVFMVALPTVVGMWWYKSIRYTGDQVLLTTTEMYYFFFVKTPSMSLKRVIMILAASFEFFKKRNAEIVERHTDSEEVPSLIKQLPNLGEKNKEVPLCHLYSIKARALLHAHLSRIQLNPETLEKDRQYIVKKCPYLIQEMVACVHQVILLAYARRVPRVPTITTVENCMKLCPMIVQGFWEFKNPLLQLPHITEDNLKYFHAKKRQIKSLQQFAQLKGEERRLILRNLSDSQYDNVMKVLGSMPYIDFKVRSEVIDDENPTVYTAGAIVTVTVSLTRRDMKHLFGDDSVNEQNIIDDNKLCGETVDEVSEEQNQSKAAKPAWLKQKKGQKKSHKKGTSKKPAPAKNTQAQSQTVANNTQHSNTPNAKKKDNDKVEKESSKEKLSDVSDSEAESDRSDDEDSHDKKDTSLDDDDTEWEKFQQRISKREKVLEGRSNLSHDVHSPFFPDVKQEYWWVYICDRKSQTLLTTPIHVTSLAEFEEVQLRFTAPRWPGLYTFTVCLRSDSYLGFDQAQDIKLDVKEAPEVPTEHPQWDISDEETAEDVDAVDEHSEFTTDEDISDNE
- the LOC105679052 gene encoding inhibitor of nuclear factor kappa-B kinase subunit beta, whose protein sequence is MTSTMSSDWKLSRILGTGGFGTVELWVHVQSGKKLAIKKCKWEYSQLTPIQRKRWINEVDIMKRLKHSNIVKTEYIPSDISSVDEKLPILCMEYCQKGDLRKVLNQPENCCGINETEAIKIMSEILSAVEYLHSCNITHRDLKPENIVLQSEKNMISYKLIDLGYAKELGEASISASLVGTLNYVAPELLWKEKYSCSVDYWSLGILFYELVTGIRPFLPTMQHTMEWMKHIQNKSYEDICAYEAEGKIIFGKDIQNPTHLSNFLRSEMIQWFRLVLQWDPHKRGKICDEFGTSHLVVFTMLQRILSKKILYVFCVPFYKINTYEIDRNTTIKDLQLLIEKDTNIQVNHQVLTDYNGAVLMKSGASLLSQTKDHVLFLFRNGCCLIEDIPAPDIPIEVKKIMIEPKNELNYEVLNNHYRYTIYFVKKEVNLFQLYIFALSINVDLLHQKIELFHLNMEKTLENTKKLIDQVNAFRAKYENMTSESTTDKVVALQVYFDKVDKLISAANQIKISFMSLKEDNDKLRDKAQNIDCVKNLSQLYDKMCEEYVEFRKESIHKPVKALNMVKLLFTFLNTRITQLRDPNIIDITRQVDKLQDGLSKLEKIFNSVTVMTKLYWMQYQKIAQLDANIASQQGTNQSLNFATELDKVIQSEDNVIYDNLVMRHMMENLIAEIQKMYLEVVNLDL